The Caldisericota bacterium genome contains the following window.
TCTCGGCTGAGGTAATTTTTTGTTATTTTGCTTTGATTTGACTGGGAATAAAAATTTTGTTAAAATTTTAAGAGAGCAAGAAGGATGTCCCGGTAGTAAATAAATTCTCAAATATTTCTTAAAACCAGGACAATTTAAAATACAATAAAAATTTTTATAAGGAGGCATTATGGTAGACATTGAAAAAGCTAACCAAGAAGCTTTTAAAAGGCTTCTTGATGCAAGACCGGTTTGGATTGGTGTTGAGAAAGCAATTGATGTAATCCCTGGAATGAAGAAAAATCTTATTCTTCACGCAGGTCCGCCTGTAACCTGGGATAGAATGAGTGGCCCTCAAAAGGGGGCAGTTATGGGGGTTTTGGTGTACGAAGGGCTTGCTAAAACTCCAGAAGAGGCAGCAACACTTGCCGCATCTGGTGAAATTGAATTCGATCCCTGTCACCATCATGACACTGTAGGACCAATGGCTGGAATTGTTTCTGCATCAATGCCTGTTGCTGTTGTTAAAAATGAAACATTTGGCAATGTGGCTTTTAACACCCTTAATGAAGGAATTGGAAAGGTTCTGAGGATGGGTGCATATTCTCCGGATGTTATTGAAAGGTTGAAGTGGATGGAAAATGTTATGCTTCCAGTTTTAAGTAAAGCAATCAATAAGGCAGGGAAAATGGAGCTTAAGCCCATAATAGCAGAAGCACTTACAATGGGGGACGAACTTCATAATAGAAGTAGAGCTGCGTCGTATTTATTATTTGCAAAAATAACGCCTTATCTTCTACAAACTATGGAAGATACAAAAAGCACAATTGATGTAATTAACTTTATGCAGGCAAACATTCATACTTTCCTTCCATTTATTATGGCAAGTTGCAAGGCCTCTCTTGACCCTGCAAAAAATATTGAAGGAAGCACTATGGTAACTGCTATGTCAAGAAATGGAACTGACTGGGGTATCCAAGTTTCTGGACTTGGTGATGAATGGTTTGTTGCAGAATCCCCTGTTCCGGATGTTCTTCTTTTTCCTGGATTTAAAAAAGAAGATGTTGGAAGAGATATAGGTGATAGCTCAATAATGGAAACTGCAGGTCTTGGTGGCTTTGCAATCGCTGCAGCACCGGCAATAATTCAATTTGTAGGAGGAAATGTTGCGCTTGGAACTTCTAAAAACCTTGAAATGTATGAAATTACAATTGGTGAAAACAATATTTATCAAATTCCTAATTTCGATGGTAGAGGAACTCCAACAGGGATAGACATCAGAAAAGTTGTTGAGAAAAATATTGTTCCATTCCTTGATACTGGTGTTGCTCACAAAGATGCCGGAGTTGGGCAGGTTGGTGCAGGACTTGTTGATGCTCCAATGAAAGTATTTAAGGATGCTGTTGTTGCATTTGCAAAGAAATACGCGTCTTAATAATAAAAATTAAAGGGAGGTAAGTATGGAAAGTGAAAAGTTTCTTGAATTAATGAAAAATGCCAAGGTTTATGACCTGTCACATCCTGTTAGTATCTTTACACCACCCTGGCCTCATGACAAATCTTTTGAGGTGCATTTCTTTAAAAGAGTTACGGGAGCTTATGGCGGTGGCCAGGGAGCAAATGGGCAGATCTTAAATTGGAGTAACTCTGTTGGAACTCATCTTGTTGGTGAAACAGCGTATCATTCTGGTGGAAGAGCAATTAGTGACATTCCACTTAAAGAACTTTCAGGACAAGGGGTCGTTGTTGATATTTCGGATGCGGTAAGTGATTATGGTATTATTACTCCGGAAATGATTACTGAAAGAGCAAATGTAAAAGAAGGGGATATTCTTATTATTTATACTGGTTATAATAAGTACTCTTGGGATAAACCTGATGCAAGCGAATTTGATTTTTTAGTGCGTCATCCCGGGGCAAATATGGAGTTCTTT
Protein-coding sequences here:
- a CDS encoding DUF1116 domain-containing protein — translated: MVDIEKANQEAFKRLLDARPVWIGVEKAIDVIPGMKKNLILHAGPPVTWDRMSGPQKGAVMGVLVYEGLAKTPEEAATLAASGEIEFDPCHHHDTVGPMAGIVSASMPVAVVKNETFGNVAFNTLNEGIGKVLRMGAYSPDVIERLKWMENVMLPVLSKAINKAGKMELKPIIAEALTMGDELHNRSRAASYLLFAKITPYLLQTMEDTKSTIDVINFMQANIHTFLPFIMASCKASLDPAKNIEGSTMVTAMSRNGTDWGIQVSGLGDEWFVAESPVPDVLLFPGFKKEDVGRDIGDSSIMETAGLGGFAIAAAPAIIQFVGGNVALGTSKNLEMYEITIGENNIYQIPNFDGRGTPTGIDIRKVVEKNIVPFLDTGVAHKDAGVGQVGAGLVDAPMKVFKDAVVAFAKKYAS